A portion of the Tenacibaculum todarodis genome contains these proteins:
- a CDS encoding YbaB/EbfC family nucleoid-associated protein: protein MFGDLSGMMDKLKDAQKKVEETKQRLNNVLIDESSSEGKIKVTVTANREIRAINIDNSLLSDAEELEDYLVLTLNKALKRAGEINEQEMAVAAKSGMPNIPGMDMFK from the coding sequence ATGTTTGGAGATTTATCTGGAATGATGGACAAGCTGAAAGATGCTCAAAAAAAGGTTGAAGAAACAAAACAACGTTTAAACAATGTACTTATTGATGAATCTTCTTCCGAAGGAAAAATAAAAGTTACTGTTACTGCAAATAGAGAGATTAGAGCTATTAACATCGACAATTCACTACTTTCTGATGCAGAAGAACTAGAAGATTATTTAGTTTTAACGTTAAACAAAGCTTTAAAAAGAGCAGGAGAAATTAACGAACAAGAAATGGCGGTTGCTGCTAAAAGCGGAATGCCAAATATTCCTGGAATGGATATGTTTAAATAA
- a CDS encoding DUF2752 domain-containing protein: MFLEFNIQDYLLPCLNKKIFGIDCPGCGIQRSVVHLVKGEFTEAFYLYPAIFTLVLLFAFILINKKLKLKHASKIIFTLAIINVLIISISYIIKMNFIFNL; this comes from the coding sequence ATGTTCTTAGAATTTAACATACAAGACTACTTATTACCTTGTTTAAATAAAAAAATCTTTGGGATAGATTGTCCAGGATGTGGTATACAACGTTCTGTTGTTCATCTTGTAAAAGGAGAATTTACAGAAGCTTTTTACTTGTACCCTGCAATTTTTACTTTAGTTCTTTTGTTTGCTTTTATTTTGATAAACAAAAAACTGAAACTAAAACACGCTTCAAAAATTATTTTTACTTTAGCTATTATTAATGTGCTAATAATTTCTATCAGTTATATTATAAAAATGAACTTTATATTTAATCTTTAA
- a CDS encoding CCC motif membrane protein, which yields MDKPTVSNSNDYNYMEKQKLPNATGVIILGILSIVTCCCYGIIGLILGIVGLVLAKKAKQVYLASPEEYTGFSNVKTGKILCIVGIVLNVLFIAYIVGIVAYIGWDALSDPELLQQRIQELQ from the coding sequence ATGGACAAACCAACCGTATCAAATTCAAATGATTACAATTACATGGAAAAACAAAAACTACCTAATGCTACAGGAGTAATAATCTTAGGAATATTATCTATTGTAACTTGTTGCTGTTATGGTATTATTGGTTTAATTCTAGGTATAGTTGGTCTTGTTTTAGCTAAAAAAGCGAAACAAGTATATCTTGCCTCGCCAGAAGAATACACAGGATTTTCTAATGTTAAAACAGGTAAAATCTTATGTATTGTTGGTATTGTTTTAAACGTATTGTTTATTGCTTATATCGTAGGAATTGTTGCTTACATTGGTTGGGATGCATTATCTGATCCTGAATTACTTCAGCAAAGAATACAAGAATTACAATAA
- a CDS encoding DUF58 domain-containing protein, whose translation MKFYKSIFVHDQFFYYIAGLSALFLLSYWLPFLYSLAWVCVLIFGVLTLFDFVLLFRNKTAISAKRILSEKFSNSDENPVSIQIDNKYPFQVFVKVIDELPSQFQKRDFNHFSTIKSSENYQFDYQVTPVERGEYHFGFVHVFASSQLKIIARRFSFDNQQKVAVYPSYIQMKKYEFLAMSNRLTEYGLKKIRRIGHTMEFEQIKSYVPGDDVRTINWKATAKKGALMVNQYQDEKSQPIYSIIDMGRVMKMPFENLKLVDYAINSTLAFSNIALLKNDKAGMLTFAKKVENIVAASNKKTHLTTINETLYNLNTSFSDTDFSLLYATIKRKINQRSLLIVYTNFEHISALKRQLLYLKAISKKHLLITVFFENTELDELIATNAEDVQGIYHKTIGEKFAYEKKRMVKELEKAGVHAILTKPNNLSVNVINKYLEFKAKGLI comes from the coding sequence GTGAAGTTTTATAAATCCATATTTGTACACGATCAATTTTTCTATTACATCGCAGGCTTGTCTGCATTGTTTTTATTGTCTTATTGGTTGCCCTTTTTATACAGTCTTGCGTGGGTTTGTGTACTAATTTTTGGTGTGCTAACGTTGTTTGATTTCGTTTTACTTTTCAGGAATAAAACAGCGATTTCAGCAAAGAGAATTTTGTCAGAAAAGTTTTCAAATTCTGATGAGAATCCAGTTTCAATTCAAATCGATAATAAATATCCATTTCAGGTTTTTGTAAAAGTTATAGATGAATTACCTAGTCAGTTTCAAAAAAGAGATTTTAATCATTTTTCAACTATAAAATCTTCAGAAAACTATCAATTCGATTATCAAGTAACACCTGTTGAACGTGGCGAATACCACTTTGGTTTTGTACATGTTTTCGCATCTTCACAATTAAAAATTATTGCACGTAGGTTTAGTTTTGATAACCAACAAAAGGTTGCTGTGTATCCATCTTATATTCAAATGAAAAAATATGAGTTTTTGGCAATGAGCAATAGACTTACGGAATATGGCTTAAAAAAGATTAGAAGAATTGGGCACACTATGGAATTTGAACAAATTAAAAGTTACGTTCCTGGAGATGATGTTAGAACTATAAATTGGAAAGCTACCGCTAAAAAAGGCGCATTGATGGTGAACCAATATCAAGATGAAAAATCGCAACCAATATATTCTATTATAGATATGGGACGCGTTATGAAAATGCCTTTTGAGAATTTAAAATTAGTGGATTATGCAATTAATTCTACACTAGCTTTTTCAAATATAGCATTGTTGAAAAATGATAAAGCAGGAATGTTAACTTTTGCAAAAAAGGTAGAAAATATTGTTGCTGCAAGTAATAAGAAAACACATTTAACAACTATAAATGAAACGTTATATAACTTAAATACCAGTTTTTCTGATACTGATTTTAGCTTGTTATACGCAACCATTAAAAGAAAAATTAACCAGCGTAGTTTGTTAATTGTGTACACAAATTTTGAGCATATTTCTGCACTTAAACGTCAATTACTATATTTAAAAGCGATAAGTAAAAAGCATTTACTAATTACCGTATTTTTTGAAAATACAGAGTTAGATGAATTAATTGCAACAAATGCCGAAGATGTTCAAGGAATTTACCACAAAACAATAGGAGAAAAATTTGCCTACGAGAAAAAACGAATGGTAAAAGAACTAGAGAAAGCTGGAGTGCATGCAATACTTACAAAACCTAATAACTTATCTGTAAATGTTATTAATAAGTATTTAGAATTTAAAGCAAAAGGCTTGATATAA
- a CDS encoding AAA family ATPase has protein sequence MENTENQQNENILENQNEFKNRIDLSKLKEAVSSIKAQLQKVIVGQEDFMELLLVSLLADGHVLIEGVPGVAKTVTAKLLAKTISTDFSRIQFTPDLMPSDVLGTSVLNMKTSDFEFKKGPVFSNFVLIDEINRAPAKTQSALFEAMEERQVTIDGTQYKMSPPFMVLATQNPIEQEGTYALPEAQLDRFLFKINVGYPNLEEEVKIISNHNARKGQKPQELITSVLSEADLLTYRNNIFDILVEEKIVKYIAEVITNTRNHPHLYLGGSPRASIAVLMASKAFAAINGRDFVTPEDVKKSLYPVLRHRVMLTPEREMEGLTADKVIEMIVQSVEVPR, from the coding sequence ATGGAAAATACTGAAAATCAGCAAAATGAAAATATTTTAGAAAATCAAAACGAATTTAAAAATCGTATTGATTTATCGAAGTTAAAAGAAGCAGTTTCTTCAATAAAAGCACAACTACAAAAAGTAATTGTTGGGCAAGAGGATTTTATGGAATTACTTTTAGTGTCTTTATTAGCAGACGGACATGTTTTAATTGAAGGTGTTCCTGGAGTTGCAAAAACAGTAACTGCAAAGTTGTTAGCAAAAACAATAAGTACGGATTTTAGTCGTATTCAATTTACGCCAGATTTAATGCCTTCGGATGTTTTAGGAACTTCAGTTTTAAACATGAAAACGTCTGATTTTGAGTTTAAAAAAGGACCTGTATTTTCAAATTTTGTTTTAATTGATGAAATAAACAGAGCGCCAGCCAAAACGCAATCTGCATTGTTTGAAGCGATGGAAGAACGCCAAGTAACTATAGACGGAACACAGTACAAAATGAGTCCGCCGTTTATGGTGTTGGCAACTCAAAATCCTATTGAGCAAGAAGGAACGTATGCATTGCCAGAAGCACAATTAGACCGTTTTTTATTCAAAATTAATGTTGGTTATCCAAATTTAGAAGAAGAGGTTAAAATTATTAGCAATCATAACGCTAGAAAAGGGCAGAAGCCACAAGAATTAATAACATCTGTACTTTCTGAAGCAGATTTGTTAACGTATAGAAATAACATTTTTGATATTCTTGTTGAAGAAAAAATTGTAAAATATATAGCAGAAGTTATAACAAATACACGTAATCATCCTCATTTGTATTTAGGTGGTTCTCCACGTGCAAGTATTGCGGTTTTAATGGCTTCAAAAGCATTTGCAGCAATTAACGGAAGAGATTTTGTAACTCCGGAAGATGTTAAAAAGAGTTTATATCCTGTTTTACGTCATCGTGTAATGCTAACTCCAGAGCGAGAAATGGAAGGTTTAACTGCCGATAAAGTTATAGAAATGATTGTTCAATCTGTTGAAGTTCCAAGATAA
- a CDS encoding DUF4350 domain-containing protein: MNKKVKIYIALFIAIVVLLIYADATKVKPISWFPSYVAKHKMPYGTYVLRKELPSFLSNSTIKDINAAPYVFLQDSTVNGTYFFVDGGINFGEDEFNELLKFVERGNDVFLSTNGSQIDTLGLKTSSLSTLELNEKHYVSLLNPAFSDKKYSFDRPMPRIYFEEIDTINTTALGKITMFDKDSVALKSGVNFIKHKFGKGNFYINTFPLAFTNYNILHQKNDAYVASVLSYLDPEKPILWDAYYKTGKDKITSPLNYILNSKSLKWAYYIALIGVLFFVFFKGKREQRDIPIITPLKNQTLAFTRTISNMYYEKSQHQKIANQKINYFLVWVRSKMNIPTDVLNQSFYKHLASRSNNTEEDTEKVFKKIAQIQQLNTVSKEQLIALNSLIETYKSKTQ, translated from the coding sequence GTGAATAAGAAAGTAAAAATATATATAGCACTTTTTATAGCAATTGTAGTCTTGTTAATCTATGCAGATGCAACAAAAGTAAAACCTATAAGTTGGTTTCCTTCTTATGTGGCAAAACACAAAATGCCCTACGGAACCTATGTTTTAAGAAAAGAATTACCAAGTTTTCTTTCCAATTCAACCATAAAAGACATTAATGCAGCTCCGTATGTTTTCTTACAAGATAGCACAGTAAACGGAACGTATTTCTTTGTAGATGGAGGAATTAATTTTGGAGAAGACGAGTTTAATGAACTTTTAAAATTCGTAGAAAGAGGTAATGATGTGTTTTTGTCTACAAATGGAAGTCAAATAGATACTTTAGGATTAAAAACCAGTTCGTTATCTACTTTAGAACTGAATGAAAAACACTATGTTTCTTTGTTAAACCCTGCTTTTTCGGATAAAAAATATAGTTTTGATAGACCAATGCCGCGTATTTATTTTGAAGAAATAGACACCATAAATACTACAGCTTTAGGTAAAATAACCATGTTTGATAAAGACAGTGTAGCTTTAAAAAGTGGCGTTAATTTTATAAAACATAAATTTGGGAAAGGTAATTTTTACATCAATACATTTCCGTTAGCTTTTACAAATTATAATATTTTGCATCAAAAAAATGATGCGTATGTTGCATCAGTATTATCGTATTTAGATCCAGAAAAACCAATACTTTGGGATGCATATTATAAAACAGGGAAAGATAAAATTACGTCACCATTAAATTATATTTTAAATTCTAAAAGTTTAAAATGGGCATATTATATTGCTCTAATTGGTGTGTTGTTTTTTGTGTTTTTCAAAGGAAAAAGAGAACAAAGAGACATACCAATTATAACACCGTTAAAAAACCAAACATTAGCATTTACAAGGACAATTAGTAATATGTATTATGAGAAATCTCAGCATCAAAAAATAGCCAATCAAAAAATTAATTATTTTTTAGTTTGGGTTAGAAGTAAAATGAATATTCCAACGGATGTGCTAAATCAATCGTTTTATAAACATTTAGCCTCAAGAAGTAATAATACTGAAGAAGACACTGAGAAAGTTTTCAAAAAAATAGCACAAATTCAACAATTAAATACGGTTTCAAAAGAACAATTAATTGCATTAAACAGCTTAATTGAAACCTATAAAAGTAAAACACAATAG
- a CDS encoding DUF4129 domain-containing protein — translation MKHFIIFISFFIFSFGSFAQQDFEGIQIDSTQVSLTKFDEQSIEKYRNSDDFNYNVQKKEDNILDRLWNWLGRLVKKGLSWIFDDISPALGLIKDFLSILPYILLAVLLYFILKFFLKIDTNNLKNKNAKIAAIHITDEEELIKNSDLQELVNQSVTNKNYRLAVRYYYLLILQKLADKELIIWQQEKTNEDYIKELQATKVHHQFTESTRLYDFVWYGNFDIDETEFTKAASLFTNLKSKIGE, via the coding sequence TTGAAGCATTTTATAATTTTTATATCGTTTTTTATCTTTTCCTTCGGAAGTTTTGCGCAGCAAGATTTTGAAGGAATACAAATAGATAGTACCCAAGTTTCTCTAACGAAATTTGATGAGCAATCTATAGAGAAGTATAGAAATTCGGATGATTTTAATTATAACGTTCAAAAGAAAGAAGACAATATTTTAGATCGCCTTTGGAACTGGTTGGGTAGATTGGTTAAAAAAGGACTTTCTTGGATATTTGATGATATTTCTCCTGCTTTAGGTTTAATAAAAGACTTTTTATCAATATTACCTTATATTCTTTTAGCTGTTTTACTGTATTTTATTTTGAAGTTTTTCTTAAAAATTGATACCAATAATTTAAAAAATAAAAACGCTAAAATAGCAGCTATTCATATTACAGATGAAGAAGAGTTGATTAAAAATAGCGATTTACAAGAGCTTGTAAATCAGTCTGTAACTAATAAAAATTATCGTTTAGCGGTTCGTTATTACTATTTGTTAATTTTACAAAAATTAGCGGATAAAGAACTGATAATTTGGCAACAAGAGAAAACAAACGAAGATTATATTAAAGAGTTACAAGCAACTAAAGTGCATCATCAATTTACAGAAAGCACACGTTTATACGATTTTGTTTGGTATGGAAACTTTGATATTGATGAAACTGAATTTACCAAAGCAGCAAGCCTTTTTACGAACTTAAAAAGTAAAATAGGTGAATAA
- a CDS encoding stage II sporulation protein M — MREASFVSKNKEKWQLFDDVLSNKKQVSPDQLSDLYIEVTDDLSYAKTFYPASNTEAYLNSIASTAHIKIYKTKKEGKNRFVQFFLKEFPLEFYQHQKQLLIAFVVFGFFTLVGAFSASKDADFVRLIMGDAYVNMTLENIENGDPMAVYKKANETEMFIGITINNIRVAMYAFVFGMLFSVGTLYIMMQNGIMLGSFLYFFYDKGLFWESSRTIWIHGTIEISVIVIAGCAGLVLGNGLLFPKTYSRLESFKKSIKAGLKIMVSTIPFFIVAGFLEGFVTRHTEMPDWLAIFIILISLSTIIFYYIIYPIQLTKKMQNEKQ, encoded by the coding sequence ATGAGAGAAGCTTCTTTTGTATCAAAAAATAAAGAAAAGTGGCAGCTTTTTGATGACGTTTTGTCAAATAAAAAGCAGGTTTCTCCAGATCAATTATCGGATTTATATATTGAAGTTACAGACGATTTAAGCTACGCAAAAACATTTTATCCTGCTAGTAATACAGAAGCATACTTAAATTCTATTGCTTCAACTGCACATATTAAAATTTACAAAACAAAAAAAGAAGGGAAGAATAGATTTGTTCAATTTTTCTTAAAAGAGTTTCCGCTAGAATTTTATCAACATCAAAAACAACTACTAATTGCCTTTGTGGTTTTTGGTTTTTTTACATTAGTTGGTGCTTTTTCAGCTTCAAAAGATGCAGATTTTGTACGTTTAATTATGGGCGATGCTTATGTAAATATGACTTTGGAAAACATTGAAAACGGAGATCCAATGGCGGTTTATAAAAAAGCAAATGAAACCGAAATGTTTATTGGTATAACAATTAACAATATTCGTGTTGCTATGTATGCCTTTGTTTTTGGAATGTTGTTTTCTGTAGGAACTTTATATATAATGATGCAAAACGGAATAATGTTAGGCTCATTTCTGTACTTTTTCTATGATAAAGGCTTGTTTTGGGAATCTTCCAGAACCATTTGGATTCATGGAACTATAGAGATTTCAGTAATTGTAATTGCAGGTTGTGCAGGTTTGGTGTTGGGTAACGGTTTATTGTTTCCAAAAACATACTCGCGTTTAGAATCTTTTAAAAAGAGTATAAAAGCAGGTTTAAAAATTATGGTAAGTACAATTCCATTTTTTATAGTTGCCGGTTTTTTAGAAGGTTTTGTAACTAGACATACAGAAATGCCAGATTGGCTAGCAATTTTTATCATATTAATATCACTATCAACTATTATATTTTATTACATAATATACCCAATTCAACTAACTAAAAAAATGCAAAATGAGAAACAATAA
- a CDS encoding RDD family protein encodes MDNFQIETAQNITLQQNAAHITTRIGSYLLDTLIIVLYVIVLMFVMGWLNIDEGFTLYVFGTIFGLPIFFYSLLFEVLLNGQTPGKIINKLRVVKLDGTKPTFGSYLLRWMLRVIDFNLASGSVAVLTILLNGKGQRLGDIAGGTTVISEKKRVTLNTLGVDVAIDYKPTFPQVTMLSDSDMQTIKQLYRKSKRTRNHKIILKLHVKIIELTNIKTDLQPMDFVELVIKDYNYYTQQ; translated from the coding sequence ATGGATAACTTTCAAATAGAAACAGCTCAAAATATTACTTTACAACAAAATGCAGCACATATAACTACGCGTATTGGTTCTTATTTGTTAGATACGCTAATAATTGTGCTTTATGTTATCGTTTTAATGTTCGTTATGGGTTGGTTAAATATTGATGAGGGATTTACGCTTTATGTATTTGGGACCATTTTTGGTTTACCTATTTTCTTCTACAGTTTACTTTTTGAAGTTTTACTAAACGGACAAACTCCAGGAAAAATAATTAACAAATTAAGAGTTGTAAAATTAGATGGTACTAAACCTACTTTTGGAAGCTATCTTTTACGCTGGATGTTGCGTGTAATCGATTTTAACTTAGCAAGTGGTTCTGTTGCTGTATTAACTATTTTATTAAACGGAAAAGGACAACGTTTAGGAGATATTGCAGGAGGAACAACTGTTATTAGTGAGAAAAAACGAGTTACTTTAAATACTTTAGGTGTAGATGTTGCTATAGATTACAAACCAACGTTTCCACAAGTTACTATGCTTTCTGATAGTGATATGCAAACCATAAAACAATTGTACAGGAAATCTAAACGAACTAGAAATCATAAAATAATTCTAAAACTACACGTTAAAATTATAGAACTTACCAATATAAAAACAGATTTGCAGCCAATGGATTTTGTTGAATTGGTTATTAAAGATTATAATTATTACACACAACAATAA
- the rocD gene encoding ornithine--oxo-acid transaminase has protein sequence MAILDQLTSQKAIELENKYGAHNYHPLPVVLSKGEGVYVWDVEGKRYYDFLSAYSAVNQGHCHPRIVDAMVNQAKTLTLTSRAFYNDMLGSYEKYATELFGFDKLLPMNTGAEAVETALKLARKWAYEVKGIDENKAEIIVCENNFHGRTTTIISFSNDPVARKNFGPYTKGFLKIEYDNLQELQEALESSNNIAAFLVEPIQGEAGVYVPSEGYLAAAKKMCADYNVLFIADEVQTGIARTGKMLAVDHENVKPDVLILGKALSGGAYPVSAVLANDNVMNVIKPGNHGSTFGGNPVAAAVAVAALEVVKDEKLADNAEALGQMFRAELAEFAKENELVKSVRGKGLLNAILINDTEESSTAWDICMKLRDNGLLAKPTHGNIIRFAPPLVMNKEQLMDCISIIKKTISEF, from the coding sequence ATGGCTATTTTAGACCAATTAACTTCGCAAAAAGCGATTGAATTAGAGAACAAATACGGAGCACATAACTATCATCCACTTCCTGTGGTTTTAAGCAAAGGAGAAGGAGTATATGTTTGGGATGTTGAAGGAAAAAGATATTACGATTTTCTTTCTGCATATTCTGCCGTAAACCAAGGACATTGCCATCCAAGAATTGTAGATGCAATGGTAAATCAAGCAAAAACATTAACCTTAACGTCTCGTGCATTTTATAATGACATGTTAGGTTCTTATGAAAAATATGCTACTGAACTTTTTGGTTTCGATAAATTATTACCAATGAATACTGGCGCAGAAGCCGTGGAAACTGCTTTAAAATTAGCTAGAAAATGGGCGTATGAAGTAAAAGGGATTGATGAAAATAAAGCAGAAATTATTGTTTGTGAAAATAACTTTCATGGAAGAACTACTACTATTATTTCATTCTCTAACGATCCAGTTGCAAGAAAAAACTTTGGACCTTATACTAAAGGGTTTTTAAAGATTGAATATGATAATTTACAAGAATTACAAGAAGCATTAGAAAGTAGTAACAATATTGCTGCATTTTTAGTAGAACCAATACAAGGTGAAGCGGGTGTTTATGTTCCTTCTGAAGGATATTTAGCTGCTGCTAAAAAAATGTGTGCAGATTATAATGTGCTTTTTATTGCTGATGAAGTACAAACCGGAATTGCAAGAACAGGTAAAATGTTAGCTGTAGATCATGAAAACGTAAAACCAGATGTTTTAATTTTAGGAAAAGCACTAAGCGGAGGCGCGTATCCTGTTTCTGCCGTGTTAGCAAATGATAACGTAATGAACGTTATTAAACCTGGAAATCATGGTTCTACTTTTGGAGGAAATCCTGTTGCAGCAGCAGTAGCAGTTGCAGCTTTAGAGGTTGTTAAAGATGAAAAATTAGCAGACAATGCAGAAGCTTTAGGGCAAATGTTTAGAGCAGAACTTGCTGAATTTGCTAAAGAAAACGAGCTTGTAAAATCTGTCAGAGGTAAAGGGTTATTAAATGCAATTTTAATAAATGATACTGAAGAAAGCTCAACAGCTTGGGATATTTGTATGAAATTACGCGATAACGGTTTATTAGCAAAGCCAACACATGGAAACATAATTCGTTTTGCGCCACCTTTGGTAATGAACAAAGAACAATTAATGGATTGTATTTCAATTATTAAGAAAACAATCTCTGAGTTTTAA
- a CDS encoding mechanosensitive ion channel: protein MNQVIETYNNLTGSFGAPIAALAIIIIGWFVAGILKKVVKNLIKKSGVDDSLSSKKVNFADVIAKLLYYLVMIFVFMLALNKLGMTSVLEPVKGLLDGFLGYIPNIIGAGLVAYIGYMLATIVSELVGLSGDTIQKFAPKLRLPENIDLVDILKKVVFIFIFIPLLISALNILNISSVSEPASEMLQSFFSAIPKVLVATIIMIIFVVGGRFLSELLKDLLDSLNLNQVMQKSGLTAVTGKTNIERLIANIVYAFIILFGLVTAIEKLEFTKLSEMMNTVIELGGNILFGLVILAIGNWVANVASKNFLKSDDNPFVANIIKVAILAIFLAIGLRRMGIADDIINLAFGITLGAVALTVVLAFGLGGREAAGKQMTKILDKFNKK from the coding sequence ATGAACCAAGTTATTGAAACGTACAACAATTTAACAGGCTCTTTTGGAGCTCCAATTGCAGCATTAGCCATTATTATAATAGGATGGTTTGTAGCTGGAATCTTAAAAAAAGTAGTTAAAAACCTTATTAAAAAATCGGGCGTAGATGATTCTTTAAGCAGTAAAAAAGTAAACTTTGCAGATGTAATTGCAAAATTGTTATACTACTTAGTAATGATTTTTGTGTTTATGCTAGCGCTTAACAAACTAGGAATGACAAGTGTTTTAGAACCAGTAAAAGGTTTACTTGATGGATTTTTAGGCTATATTCCAAACATTATCGGTGCAGGTTTAGTGGCTTACATTGGTTATATGTTGGCAACAATTGTATCTGAATTAGTTGGCTTATCTGGAGATACAATTCAAAAATTTGCTCCAAAATTACGCTTACCAGAAAATATAGATTTAGTAGATATATTAAAGAAAGTAGTATTTATTTTCATCTTTATTCCTTTATTAATATCAGCATTAAACATTTTAAATATTAGTTCAGTTTCAGAGCCAGCAAGCGAAATGTTACAAAGCTTCTTTAGTGCAATTCCTAAAGTATTAGTGGCAACAATAATCATGATAATCTTTGTAGTTGGAGGTCGTTTCTTAAGCGAGCTATTAAAAGATTTATTAGACAGTTTAAACTTAAACCAAGTAATGCAAAAATCTGGTTTAACAGCAGTTACAGGAAAAACAAACATAGAACGTTTAATAGCAAATATTGTGTATGCTTTTATTATTTTATTCGGTTTAGTTACTGCAATAGAAAAATTAGAGTTCACAAAATTATCAGAAATGATGAATACTGTAATTGAATTAGGTGGTAATATCTTATTCGGTTTAGTAATCTTAGCAATAGGAAATTGGGTTGCAAATGTTGCCTCTAAAAACTTCTTAAAATCAGACGATAATCCATTTGTAGCCAACATTATAAAAGTAGCAATTTTAGCAATCTTTTTAGCAATTGGTTTACGCAGAATGGGTATTGCAGATGATATTATAAACCTAGCATTTGGTATCACTTTAGGCGCAGTTGCCTTAACAGTTGTATTAGCTTTCGGTTTAGGAGGTCGTGAAGCAGCAGGAAAACAAATGACAAAAATTTTAGATAAGTTTAATAAAAAATAA